Part of the Tachyglossus aculeatus isolate mTacAcu1 chromosome 23, mTacAcu1.pri, whole genome shotgun sequence genome, atataATCAGGATTGTCCCTGCCCGTTTAAAGCTTTATATCAAACCTTTAAAGAAATAGTGAAGTCGTCATCTTATTAACATGGAactatgattttaataagtcatTAAAGGTAACACTGTGCCTTTAATCTACATTTAAAAGTAATATTAATCATATCTAAAGACAAAAATTAAAAACAGAAAAACTTCTATTAAGTAACAGTGAAAGTGGTAATAAACATTGATAACTTTTAAAAGATATATACTTAATGATCCTAACAAAGAAACTGAAGTTAAAAGGGCCTTGAaatgttttttgtttggttttcccAACAACTCCTTTTGGGAAATCAAATTGTAATAGATCATTTGCCTTGCTTTGGTATTTCTTTCCTGCTGTTAACAATGCTCTTACAGGGTGAAATCACTTATGTTCTTTTCAAATGCTTGGCATTATAGTGAGATCTCATATCTTTTCTCAAGTTAAATTTTGCTCCACATATTCCACATGTATAAAGGTGAACATCCATGTGCTGCTCCAACTGTTCATTATTTGGGAATATCTGAAAGCAGACCTGGCATATAGTCTCACCGGCAGATAAATGAGAGATCATATGCCGCACATGGTCATGTTTTCTGAAGTTTCCTTGATCACAAATGGAACAGACATACCTGGCCATGCCCTTGTGCATATCATTGTGCAGTCGCAACTGACGTTCTCTTAAAAACTGCTTCCCACAGGTCTGACAGACAAATTGTTTTTCCTTGGTATGGACAGTGTAATGTTCCCTCAAGTGACACCGCTGATAAAACCCCTTCCCACAGAGATTGCAGAAATGTTTGCGCCGGTGATCTCGCTCGTTCTCCTCCATAATGGCGCTCTTGAACATATCCTGCTCCAGGCAACTGGACATATGTTCGACCACGAGATTTTCAGTTTCAAAACGCTGGCCGCAATTAGGACACCGGAAAGGACAGGCAGAGTGCTTATACAACTGCTTCTTTTGGAGGCTATTTATTTGGAAATGACTGTCCCTCAAGTCATCAAACATCTCGGCAAACATCATCTCTCTGATTTCGGACTGCTCGTCGGGATTCTCTTCCAGATCCATTTTCTCCTCGCTGCTTCCCAGCCCGTTCACCGTCAGGTCTTGGGGCTCGCCGCACCTTTGGGCGTGCTCCTGCAGCTGCCTCCCCTTGACCAGGATCTGACCACATTTGCCACAAGCGCAGATGTTTTCGATATGTTTGGATAAATAGTGCGAGGATAAGTCTTCCTCTGTAATGGTTAACCCGCAGAGTTCACAGGATGCGTTTTCCGCATCCTCGTGCACGGGACTGGCTTTGCTGTTCAGATGCCTCGAGTGCTCAAAACCGCTTCTTTCGTTTTCGTTAACGGACATCCGAGGTTTCAGGCTTTTCCGAGGGTTTTTTTTAACGCCGACCTCTTCGTCGACATAGTACCTGTAAAATGGCTCCTCGGGTTCATCCTCTAATTCGTCGTTATCCGAGGATTCGTTGCAGTCTTTATCGGTCACTTTGATGATATTGAAGTCCTTTAATTCATCTGCTGGGTTGTCCTCTGGCTCCATCTTGACGATGATCCTCTTCCTCTCGCTGGCTCGGCTCCTCTCCTCGCCGGCCCTCTCCGACTCAACCGTGCTGTTCTTTCTGCTTCCGACAGCTGAGGAGGAATCATCGGCGGCTTGGCTTGAATCGCCCCGATATTTGTCTGCTTGGCCGGAGAATGCTTTGGAAGCATCCTTGTCGCTCGAGTCGGTTTTGGGATTACCGTCTTTTCCATCTCTCGCATCCAGTACCCTGTGAAATGACCGGGCGTTTTGATACGAATGTCTGTTGGTGCACGTTAGAACGTGCTCGTCCAGCAGCTTCTCGCAACTAAATCCAAACCCACAGCTGTCGCAGGTAAAGCTTCTTCCAAAGCGCCGGGACACACGGTCTTTTGAGTTGGATAATTTGGACACAGAACTCTTTTTGCAGACATCGAACAGCTGGTCGGGAAAAGTTCCCAACGGTAAAGTCTCTTCATCAGGCTCTCTGTTCTGTGGGGTATTTACCGTTGAACTTGGCTCCGCACACCACCTGTTGGCTTCGCTGCCATTTCTAGTCACAGTATCTTCATACATCCGCACCCCAAATATCATCTTGTTGTTATGATTGCTGGCGGCAGAAGACGAACATTTTGAACTGGAACAGTCGGCGTCTTGTATGTCTTCTAAACAGTCGGGAACATTATACAACTGCAAGTAGTTCATTGCCACTTTAAACTGCTCAAAGCTGGACGGGGCGGTCATGATTTTTCCTAAATACATAAACTGTAAAATGAGATCAAAACATTCGGCACTGATTTTCATGTTACTAAGGTTTAACTGTGCAGTGGAGTGCTGGTGGTTCATGAAAAACATTCGAAAATAAGAGCTGCAGGCAGCTAGGACGGCTTTGTGCGCTTGGAAGTAGATGTCGTCGATGGAAATGCAGCAATCACAGAGAAAACCCCATTCCCTTTGGTTGTTCAGTTGCTGAAGGACATAGCTGCTATGGCTCGGCCTTGCCATCTCACACCTGAGGGACGGACCCCTAAGCAAAACAAAAATACACCAGGGTCAGAGACGGGGACAGACAAGCCACGTGAAACAAAAGTTTTCATGATGATGGGACGCATTTAATTGATGTCAGTTACCAGAAGTTAGAAAGATCTTTTCCACATTAAAGATAAACCCCACTAACTATTCTGAACCACAaagataaaattaaaattaagatAAGAATTCGTTCATTTTTGCCCCTCCCCCGTTTCGGGGGTTTTTTTCCACCCCAagggaattttttaagtgctatgtgtcagctagctttaattctatttgttctgactattttgacacctgtctacatgttttgttgtctgtctcccccttctagactgcgagcccgctgctgggtagggaccgtctctatatgttgccgactcgtacttcccaagcgcttagtacggtgctctgcacacagtgagcgctcaataaatacgattgaatgaatgaatgtcagacactgtcctaagtgctggtgaagcttatcaggttggacacagtccctatcccacacggggtcacagtcaaaccccattttacagatgaggtaactgaggcacagaggaagtgaagtgacttgtccacggtcacacagcagacaccgggATGAGATCCCGgctctcgattgattgattgatcccaggtcgttctgattcccaggcctgggctctatccatgaggccacgctgcctGTACGATGAGCCTTTCTGGACACCAAGTAGGTCCTCGTGACGGTGGTGATGAAACAGATATTGCTGAACGAGTTGAAAAGGATAAAAGATCAGAAGAGGCATTTGTTGTAATGTTCTATTAAGATGGGGAGCAacgggaaaggaaaaaaaggcacCTCCTTAACTAAATAGAAAGAAGCTGAAGAGGTTTCGGCTGGCTACAGTATAAAAACTAAACGGAGTGGTCTGAAGAGAGTGCGAACAGACAGTGATATTGGGTTGCtcgtctcctcttttctcctgcctTAAGGGTAGCAGCTAGAGGTTGGCACCTAGTAGAATGGCACAATATGGACAATATGGACAATATGCCTAGTGGAATGGCACAATATGGCCTGTAAGAGAGTGAGGTTCATTGTGCTTGGAAAGGAACTGAAATGCGGAAGCTTGAGTAGGCCATATGAAGGATAATTCAAAAAGTTCCATAAGACAGATCTGAAATTCTCTCACTAGCTTATAAAATGATATCCAACTCTTGCTTCGAGTCCAATTTCAATTTACATGTCAAAAACAATCCATTTCGATAGAAATGAGTGTGGCCGAACAATCAGAGGCAAACACGTGAAAAGGACGCGGCTAAGTCGACTAGTTCTCCTCAGCCAACAGCCTTCACTTAACCACCATAATGAGTTAGGCTCGGAAAATATGTTTTAAAAAGTTCCCTCGCCCACAAAAATGTTTAGTCATCCAGTTTGTGTATGTCCACCCTTCGCCCACTTCCACGTCGATTTTTAACATACCAACTTACTTTCCCCCCGGCACAAACAGCAGGGAAAGCAGAAGTCGACTCTGCTCGTAACTCTCTGCACCCACCCGCCCAGGCAACGGTGCCTAGTTTGAAGTTAGAGAGTCATCGAGccgatgctaataataataataatgatggcagttgttaagcgcttactatgtgtaaagcactgctctaagcgctggggaggttacaagatgatcaggttgtcccatggggggctcacagttttaatcccgattttacagatgaggtaactgaggcacagacaagtgaagtgacttgtccaaagtcacacagctgacagttggcggagccgggatttgaacccatgacctctgactccagagcccgggctctttccactgagccacgctgcttctccaccctgctAGAAACTCACGTGAGGCTGGCCCGGCTCCCTGTTCTGCAGAAAATAGGACTAAAAGGGAGCAAGGGGGCCTATCCCCCGGCAGAAAGTTCTGCTGAGCCACAGCAGGAGCTGAATCGGGAAGCTACCTCCCTCTGTGGGTTCACAAATCCATGCAACAGCTGGGGACCGTGTCAGTTCCCAagttgggaaggaaggggaaagagaaggatggtGTCAGGTGGGTTTGGCCCTTCCAGCTTTCGGTCAAGTAGGGCTCGCCGCTCCCTCCTcacccattccctctccacagcgtTGGCCTGGGATGCTCGCACCCTGTCACCTCAGCTCGAGTCTTGAAAATGCCCTGGAAATTGTACCTGCCTTTCCATCGAGGCAACAACTGTTGCCCTGATTTCAGTTAAAGAAACATTAAAAACTGGAGTGTAACGgaccagggaggggaaagagtttgGGATGCAGGAGAAGGGTGAAAACACCAAAGCTGCTGGGTTGCATGGATTGTGTGTGGTGAGCGTACCCTTGAAAAGGACGTGGTTTcaaccctcgaggagcttattgCCTACTGTGGGAGACAGATGGCCAGAAATTACTCAAAAACAGTGGGGGCaggaaaataaatagtataaaaataaattgtggtatttattagcatttatgtatgtgctcagcactgggtggataaaatacaatcagatcagacagtccctgtcccacgtaggggttatagggggagggagaataggtatttaaccccattttacaggtgaggaaactgaggtctagataaattagatgacttgcccaaggtcacactgcaggcaggattagaacacaggtctcctgattcccaatcatGTGCTcttgacaaaactatttctcctcccttattgacacccatgcccatcatccccgtcagctcttccgtacattcaactcccttctcaggcccccggttcctccccctcctccttccgtcacccccaacaatctggcctcctacttcattaacaaaattaaatccatcaggtccgacctccccaaagtcactcccccccttctccaacccctgggctctcaacactctctgctactctcccatccttcccagcagtatcctcagaggagctctcctccctcctctaaagtgctactccggccacctgtgcttctgaccccattccctctcatctcatgaaatctctcgctccatcccttctcccctccttaacttccatcttcaaccgctcactctccactggttccttcccctctgccttcaaacatgcccatgtctctcccatcctaaaaaaaccctctcttgaccccacctcacctagttatcgccccatctccctcctaccattcctttccaaactccttgaacgagttgtctacatgtgctgcctcgaattcctccacaccaactctctccttgaccccctccagtctggcttccatcccctacattccacggaaactgccctctccaaggtcaacaatgacctcctgattgccaaatccaacggctcctactctatcctaatccccctcgacctctcagctgccttcgacactgtggaccacccccttctcctcaacacgctatctgaccttggcttcacagactccgtcccctcctggttctcctcttatctctccggtcgttctttctcagtctcttttgcaggctcctcctccccctcccatccccttactgtgggggttccccaaggttcagttctcggtccccttctgttctcgatctacactcactccactgGTGACCTcactggctcccacggcttcagctatcatctctacgctgatgacacccaaatctacatctctgcccctgctctctccccctccctccaggctcgcatctcctcctgccttcaggacatctccatctccatccatgaagcagcgtggctcagtggaaagagcccgggctttggagtcagaggtcgtgggttcgaatcccagctcctccacgtgtctgctgtgtgaccttgggcaagtcacttaacttctctgcgcctcagttacctcatctgtaaaatggggattaagactgtgagccccacgtgggacaacctgatcaccttgcaccccccccagcgcttagaacagtgctttgcacatagtaagcgcttaaaaaatgccattattattattattattattattacctggatgtctgcccgccacctaaaactcaacatgttcaagactgaactccttgtcttccctcccaaaccctgccctctcc contains:
- the ZBTB1 gene encoding zinc finger and BTB domain-containing protein 1 isoform X2, which translates into the protein MARPSHSSYVLQQLNNQREWGFLCDCCISIDDIYFQAHKAVLAACSSYFRMFFMNHQHSTAQLNLSNMKISAECFDLILQFMYLGKIMTAPSSFEQFKVAMNYLQLYNVPDCLEDIQDADCSSSKCSSSAASNHNNKMIFGVRMYEDTVTRNGSEANRWCAEPSSTVNTPQNREPDEETLPLGTFPDQLFDVCKKSSVSKLSNSKDRVSRRFGRSFTCDSCGFGFSCEKLLDEHVLTCTNRHSYQNARSFHRVLDARDGKDGNPKTDSSDKDASKAFSGQADKYRGDSSQAADDSSSAVGSRKNSTVESERAGEERSRASERKRIIVKMEPEDNPADELKDFNIIKVTDKDCNESSDNDELEDEPEEPFYRYYVDEEVGVKKNPRKSLKPRMSVNENERSGFEHSRHLNSKASPVHEDAENASCELCGLTITEEDLSSHYLSKHIENICACGKCGQILVKGRQLQEHAQRCGEPQDLTVNGLGSSEEKMDLEENPDEQSEIREMMFAEMFDDLRDSHFQINSLQKKQLYKHSACPFRCPNCGQRFETENLVVEHMSSCLEQDMFKSAIMEENERDHRRKHFCNLCGKGFYQRCHLREHYTVHTKEKQFVCQTCGKQFLRERQLRLHNDMHKGMASGEIGTSKPLEN
- the ZBTB1 gene encoding zinc finger and BTB domain-containing protein 1 isoform X1, whose amino-acid sequence is MARPSHSSYVLQQLNNQREWGFLCDCCISIDDIYFQAHKAVLAACSSYFRMFFMNHQHSTAQLNLSNMKISAECFDLILQFMYLGKIMTAPSSFEQFKVAMNYLQLYNVPDCLEDIQDADCSSSKCSSSAASNHNNKMIFGVRMYEDTVTRNGSEANRWCAEPSSTVNTPQNREPDEETLPLGTFPDQLFDVCKKSSVSKLSNSKDRVSRRFGRSFTCDSCGFGFSCEKLLDEHVLTCTNRHSYQNARSFHRVLDARDGKDGNPKTDSSDKDASKAFSGQADKYRGDSSQAADDSSSAVGSRKNSTVESERAGEERSRASERKRIIVKMEPEDNPADELKDFNIIKVTDKDCNESSDNDELEDEPEEPFYRYYVDEEVGVKKNPRKSLKPRMSVNENERSGFEHSRHLNSKASPVHEDAENASCELCGLTITEEDLSSHYLSKHIENICACGKCGQILVKGRQLQEHAQRCGEPQDLTVNGLGSSEEKMDLEENPDEQSEIREMMFAEMFDDLRDSHFQINSLQKKQLYKHSACPFRCPNCGQRFETENLVVEHMSSCLEQDMFKSAIMEENERDHRRKHFCNLCGKGFYQRCHLREHYTVHTKEKQFVCQTCGKQFLRERQLRLHNDMHKGMARYVCSICDQGNFRKHDHVRHMISHLSAGETICQVCFQIFPNNEQLEQHMDVHLYTCGICGAKFNLRKDMRSHYNAKHLKRT